The Streptomyces sp. NBC_00224 genome has a window encoding:
- a CDS encoding tyrosine-protein phosphatase has translation MRRAISTSVLALALVIPLAAGTAQASPPANHARPADSTVTSSRVLAVPGTVNARDIGGYRTYDGKTTRWGVLYRSETLSKLPPEGVNALAALGLGSVIDLRTAPEMQADGADRLPADVTSIVQPIDDTSLFAFIGMVVRSKDPVYQQQQLGGGKAEARMDVLYRAFVTNPANRAALGAAIRTVANANEPSMFHCSAGKDRTGILADTILRAVGVPASTSEGDYLLSNELRAASDAALKSQLKAAGFMQDPALLDPLLQVHSSYLGAFRAQALADYGSFGAFLTEGLGLDALTLFKLRFRIVG, from the coding sequence ATGAGACGCGCCATCAGCACGTCTGTGCTCGCCCTGGCCCTGGTGATACCCCTGGCAGCCGGTACGGCGCAGGCGTCCCCGCCTGCGAACCACGCCCGCCCCGCCGACAGCACGGTCACGAGCTCGCGGGTGTTGGCGGTACCGGGCACGGTCAATGCCCGGGACATCGGCGGCTACCGCACGTACGACGGCAAGACCACCCGCTGGGGTGTGCTGTACCGCTCGGAGACCCTGTCGAAGCTGCCGCCCGAGGGCGTGAACGCGCTCGCTGCCCTGGGGCTGGGCAGCGTGATCGACCTGCGTACCGCGCCCGAGATGCAGGCTGACGGAGCCGACCGACTTCCGGCCGACGTGACCTCCATCGTCCAGCCGATCGACGACACGTCGTTGTTCGCGTTCATCGGCATGGTGGTGCGCAGCAAGGACCCCGTGTACCAGCAGCAGCAACTCGGCGGAGGAAAGGCCGAAGCGAGGATGGATGTGCTTTACCGTGCTTTCGTCACCAACCCGGCGAACCGAGCCGCGCTCGGGGCAGCGATCCGCACCGTGGCGAACGCGAACGAGCCGTCGATGTTCCACTGCTCGGCCGGCAAGGACCGCACGGGAATCCTCGCGGACACGATCCTGCGCGCGGTCGGCGTGCCGGCCTCCACATCCGAGGGTGACTACCTCCTGAGCAACGAACTCCGTGCGGCATCGGACGCTGCGCTGAAGAGTCAGCTCAAAGCCGCGGGGTTCATGCAGGACCCGGCCTTGCTTGACCCTTTGCTTCAGGTGCACAGCAGCTACCTGGGGGCGTTCAGGGCGCAGGCGCTGGCCGACTACGGAAGCTTCGGCGCCTTCCTCACCGAAGGGCTCGGGCTCGATGCGCTCACCTTGTTCAAACTGCGGTTCCGCATCGTCGGCTGA
- a CDS encoding nitroreductase, protein MDVYEAVDSRRAVRAFSDEPVSKEILERVLAAATRAPSSGNLQPWHLYVVTGEPLAELKRRATTRALAGDPGDEREYPMYPAELTSPYVDRFSAAAAQRYEALGIERDDPDRPMKIAALNSEAFGAPVVLFCYLDRTMGPGQWGDAGMHLQTVMLLLRAEGLHSCPQVMWTMYRKTVSQIVGADDGLVLFCGVSVGFEKEGAPRLRTGRADMTETVSFIGG, encoded by the coding sequence GTGGATGTGTATGAAGCTGTGGACAGTCGCCGGGCTGTGCGGGCGTTCAGCGATGAGCCGGTATCCAAAGAGATACTCGAACGTGTGCTGGCCGCAGCGACGCGGGCTCCGTCGAGCGGGAACCTCCAGCCGTGGCATCTGTATGTCGTGACCGGCGAGCCCTTGGCCGAGCTGAAGAGGCGCGCAACGACCAGGGCACTGGCGGGAGACCCGGGGGATGAGCGGGAGTATCCGATGTACCCGGCCGAACTGACCTCGCCGTATGTGGACCGTTTTTCCGCCGCGGCTGCCCAGCGGTACGAAGCGCTGGGGATCGAGCGCGACGACCCCGACAGGCCCATGAAGATCGCCGCCTTGAACTCGGAGGCGTTCGGGGCACCGGTCGTGCTGTTTTGCTACCTCGACCGGACGATGGGGCCCGGGCAGTGGGGGGACGCGGGGATGCATTTGCAGACGGTCATGCTGTTACTGAGGGCGGAAGGGCTGCACAGCTGCCCTCAGGTGATGTGGACGATGTATCGCAAGACCGTCAGCCAGATCGTCGGAGCCGATGACGGGCTCGTGCTGTTCTGCGGTGTCTCGGTGGGATTCGAGAAGGAGGGCGCGCCACGGCTGCGTACCGGGCGGGCTGACATGACAGAAACAGTGAGCTTCATCGGTGGGTGA
- a CDS encoding DUF6463 family protein: MSIGTGRIETSSAGGSTRARTLTLWAGRSAVSIGGLHTALFAVESRSEWAGWLSGELRGADPDTHAETVRLFWALPGGFAVPLILLGLLLSRMARTGQEVPRYVGWVLAGWVVLAGWILGPSGFPLGLVPAVLLILASRGRRS; the protein is encoded by the coding sequence ATGAGTATCGGAACTGGACGTATCGAAACTTCTTCCGCGGGCGGCAGCACTCGTGCCCGCACCCTGACCCTGTGGGCAGGCCGCAGTGCCGTGTCCATCGGCGGCCTCCACACCGCGCTCTTTGCCGTCGAGTCCCGGTCGGAATGGGCTGGCTGGCTGTCGGGCGAGCTGCGTGGCGCGGACCCCGACACCCACGCCGAGACGGTGCGTCTGTTCTGGGCGCTGCCGGGCGGCTTCGCGGTGCCGCTGATTCTGCTGGGCCTGCTGCTGTCGCGGATGGCCCGCACCGGCCAGGAGGTCCCGCGCTACGTGGGATGGGTCCTGGCGGGCTGGGTGGTGCTGGCCGGGTGGATCCTGGGACCGTCGGGGTTCCCGCTGGGTCTGGTGCCGGCTGTGCTGCTGATTCTTGCGTCCAGGGGGCGGCGGTCGTGA
- a CDS encoding Tn3 family transposase encodes MIFQNTLDIAQAVRELQAEGWKVEPEDPAEVSPYLTEKIMRFGGYSAH; translated from the coding sequence CTGATCTTCCAGAACACCCTGGACATCGCCCAAGCGGTGCGCGAGTTGCAGGCCGAGGGCTGGAAGGTGGAACCTGAGGACCCGGCGGAGGTCTCGCCCTATCTGACCGAGAAGATCATGCGGTTCGGCGGGTACTCCGCCCACTGA
- a CDS encoding class I adenylate-forming enzyme family protein — MQEASGARTYLEHILEHWHEDEDADALVQGELRLTRREARQRLFSLGHALRRQGLVPGDGVGLFLANHVDSVLVQLAVHLIGCRVVFLPPEPGPGELAALVEQSKARVVVTDPVFAARAADAAGRSVHAPVLLSVGPCEQRCTDLLAVAAECPVTRPEGVSAPAADEAVTVLYTGGTLGRPKLAAHSHRLYDVLMDGVAADGGNAPSVGFFPAMDPGTDRVLVSTLLTHASGHLTSLQALVTGCALVVLPEFEAGAALEVLREERITATMFVPPMLYALLDHPQCEVGALPVLRRIVVGGAASSPSRLQQVVEVFGPVLSQGYGQSEALGIAAFDAEDLAVQAARRPELWRSCGRAISDTQIEIRGEDGTAVLPAGQIGEVCVRGKAVMLGYYEDPQRTAEAFYGGWLRTGDMGYLDAEGYLYLVDRAKDIIVTGSTSDNVYSRLLEDFLLTLPGVRNAAALGVPDEDYGEAVQIFLATAEGADVDPDAVGAAVTAELGDLYTPRKTVLLDQLPMTKVGKVDKKALRAPWTSTAVDTP, encoded by the coding sequence TTGCAGGAAGCATCTGGGGCGCGGACGTACCTGGAGCACATCCTGGAGCACTGGCACGAGGACGAGGACGCCGATGCGCTCGTCCAGGGTGAGTTGCGGCTGACCCGCAGGGAGGCTCGGCAGCGGCTGTTCAGTTTGGGGCACGCGTTGAGGCGGCAGGGACTCGTGCCCGGTGACGGTGTGGGGTTGTTCCTGGCCAACCATGTGGATTCTGTCTTGGTGCAGCTTGCGGTGCATCTGATCGGCTGCCGTGTGGTGTTCCTGCCGCCCGAGCCGGGGCCGGGTGAACTCGCCGCGCTGGTCGAGCAGTCGAAGGCGCGCGTTGTGGTGACCGATCCGGTGTTCGCGGCGCGTGCCGCTGACGCGGCCGGCCGCAGTGTCCATGCACCTGTGCTGCTCAGTGTCGGTCCGTGTGAGCAGCGGTGTACGGATCTGCTGGCCGTGGCGGCCGAGTGCCCTGTGACGCGTCCCGAGGGCGTGTCCGCCCCGGCAGCGGACGAGGCCGTCACCGTCCTGTACACCGGCGGCACCCTGGGCCGCCCCAAACTCGCAGCCCACAGCCACCGGCTGTACGACGTGCTGATGGATGGCGTGGCGGCCGACGGGGGCAACGCTCCTTCTGTGGGGTTCTTCCCGGCCATGGACCCGGGTACGGACCGGGTACTCGTCTCCACGCTGCTCACGCACGCAAGTGGCCACCTCACGTCGCTTCAGGCGCTGGTGACAGGATGCGCCCTTGTCGTGCTGCCCGAGTTCGAAGCGGGCGCGGCCCTGGAGGTGCTGCGCGAGGAGCGGATCACCGCCACCATGTTCGTACCGCCCATGCTGTACGCGCTGCTCGACCACCCACAGTGCGAGGTGGGAGCGCTGCCTGTGCTGCGGCGGATCGTCGTCGGCGGCGCGGCTTCCTCGCCCAGCCGGCTCCAGCAGGTGGTCGAGGTCTTCGGGCCCGTGCTCAGCCAGGGCTATGGGCAGTCGGAGGCGCTCGGCATCGCCGCGTTCGACGCGGAGGACCTCGCCGTGCAGGCAGCCCGCCGGCCCGAGCTCTGGCGCAGCTGCGGCCGCGCGATATCCGACACCCAGATCGAGATCCGCGGCGAAGACGGCACGGCGGTGCTGCCCGCCGGGCAGATCGGCGAGGTGTGCGTGCGGGGCAAGGCCGTGATGCTCGGTTACTACGAGGACCCGCAGCGCACCGCGGAGGCGTTTTACGGCGGCTGGCTGCGCACCGGGGACATGGGCTATCTCGACGCCGAGGGATACCTCTATCTCGTCGACCGGGCCAAGGACATCATCGTCACCGGCAGCACCAGCGACAACGTCTACTCCCGCCTCCTGGAGGACTTCCTGCTCACGCTCCCCGGTGTGCGCAACGCGGCGGCGCTGGGCGTGCCGGACGAGGACTACGGGGAGGCGGTACAGATCTTCCTGGCCACGGCCGAGGGCGCTGACGTCGACCCGGACGCGGTCGGCGCCGCGGTGACCGCCGAGCTGGGGGACCTGTATACGCCCCGCAAGACGGTCCTGCTCGACCAGCTGCCGATGACCAAGGTCGGAAAGGTGGACAAGAAGGCGCTGCGCGCCCCGTGGACGAGTACGGCCGTGGACACTCCGTAG
- a CDS encoding TetR-like C-terminal domain-containing protein, translating into MQPPKQPTGRPRETRVDAAIRDAVRELVPRVGYAGLTMDAIAAKAGIGKAAIYRRHTSRGELVFSVLVHGRKSQPLPDTGTLTGDLTALANLILGIFSDPVTAAATPGLLADLQQQPDIAARFQETFIAEERAQITALLERAHQRGELPTPADPVLVHAAVLGTAYAWLFLLAQPPTPALASRIAALAEAAARGN; encoded by the coding sequence ATGCAGCCTCCGAAGCAACCCACCGGCCGCCCGCGCGAGACCCGCGTGGACGCCGCAATCCGCGACGCGGTACGCGAGTTGGTGCCACGCGTGGGATACGCCGGCCTGACCATGGACGCCATCGCCGCCAAGGCAGGCATCGGCAAAGCGGCCATCTACCGCCGCCACACCTCACGCGGCGAACTCGTCTTCTCCGTCCTCGTCCACGGGAGAAAATCGCAGCCCCTGCCCGACACCGGAACACTCACCGGCGACCTCACCGCGCTCGCGAACCTGATCCTGGGGATCTTCTCCGACCCGGTGACCGCCGCAGCCACCCCCGGGCTGCTCGCGGACCTGCAGCAGCAGCCCGACATCGCCGCGCGGTTCCAGGAGACCTTCATCGCCGAAGAACGCGCACAGATCACCGCGTTGCTGGAACGCGCCCACCAACGAGGAGAACTGCCCACACCGGCAGACCCCGTATTGGTGCACGCCGCCGTACTCGGCACCGCGTACGCCTGGTTGTTCCTCCTCGCCCAGCCACCCACCCCCGCCCTCGCGTCGCGCATCGCCGCGCTCGCCGAAGCCGCCGCTCGGGGCAATTGA
- a CDS encoding SGNH/GDSL hydrolase family protein — translation MALWWGPRVMFVGGAVLLVVESSRGVPLSELRLALYVFGACSAVFIVRQLWVGHQQGPGGNPPRWLVRAAAFLTAAGVLVLVAPLAGFEGDALPLVGSVLLLLGLGWFVEAWRGAKLGQQRNALLWWGVALCALTAVTAISAAFLLPKAKGGLFLSLLIALGLALFVALPLGLNVLSEWGVRRLRRRSSAAGDDAGVGIVGYLGIAGIVLTVLAVAYLGYLDWVLAAVLAAMALVLVLAIVSNTHADIALVLAALCMLAAAPPEHPTPQALLPAGGQRVLVAIGDSYMSGEGASSYFEGTDDGGRNECRRSPSAYAVGLATGDRRFDRVLFLACSGARTYNVIAKADARFLQVQEGRPGPKIEAQGDEPGTQIDQLTSQASSFHPALVIVALGGNDAGFAILGEACIAPGDCEDQESAFTGNLPKVRGALAATFRSLRKALPADVPIVAVPYPQPLATTGRCTGVALTKTERGFIHRFVDQVDKTMSDAATEAKAGIEYLAEMKDSLKDHQLQLCQGRKSKAGINFVDIASVNGLTSQRFSPAKWIHNSLHPNERGHEAMRDTFTTWLNNHPGLLEHRAPTAQGQTTNQALPAPEPECSMTRNAGNPHCQNRIRAWELEQTRGRWPWLVPVLLALAVLWVASIAVFSLLPGRKPPHRDPASSAQAR, via the coding sequence CGTGCTGCTCGTCGTGGAGTCGAGCCGCGGAGTGCCCCTCTCGGAACTGCGGCTGGCCCTGTACGTCTTCGGTGCCTGCAGTGCCGTCTTCATCGTGCGACAGCTGTGGGTCGGGCATCAGCAAGGGCCAGGCGGAAACCCCCCGCGCTGGCTGGTGCGCGCCGCCGCGTTCCTGACCGCCGCAGGAGTGCTGGTACTCGTCGCCCCCCTGGCGGGTTTCGAGGGGGACGCCCTGCCGCTGGTCGGCTCGGTCCTGCTGCTGCTCGGTCTGGGCTGGTTCGTCGAAGCGTGGCGGGGAGCCAAGCTCGGCCAGCAGAGGAACGCCCTCCTGTGGTGGGGTGTGGCCCTGTGCGCCCTGACCGCAGTGACGGCGATCTCAGCTGCCTTCCTGCTGCCCAAGGCCAAGGGCGGCCTCTTCCTGTCCCTGCTCATCGCCCTCGGCCTGGCCCTCTTCGTAGCTCTGCCGCTCGGGCTCAACGTCCTGTCCGAGTGGGGAGTGCGCCGACTGCGCCGGCGCAGCTCTGCCGCGGGAGACGACGCCGGTGTCGGTATCGTCGGGTACTTGGGCATTGCCGGGATCGTCCTGACCGTCCTGGCCGTCGCATATCTGGGGTATCTGGACTGGGTACTGGCCGCGGTCCTCGCCGCCATGGCGCTGGTGCTGGTGTTGGCCATCGTCTCCAACACGCACGCAGACATCGCCCTCGTCCTCGCGGCGCTCTGCATGCTCGCGGCGGCTCCCCCCGAGCACCCCACACCACAGGCCCTCCTTCCCGCCGGAGGGCAGCGCGTCCTCGTGGCGATCGGCGACTCCTACATGTCGGGCGAGGGTGCGAGCAGTTACTTCGAGGGAACCGACGACGGCGGCCGCAACGAATGCCGGCGCTCGCCTTCCGCGTACGCGGTGGGACTCGCCACGGGAGACCGGCGCTTCGACCGCGTGCTGTTCCTCGCGTGCTCCGGGGCGCGGACCTACAACGTCATCGCGAAAGCCGATGCACGCTTCCTCCAAGTGCAGGAGGGGAGGCCGGGCCCCAAGATCGAAGCGCAGGGGGACGAGCCGGGTACCCAGATCGATCAACTCACCAGTCAGGCATCCTCGTTCCACCCCGCACTCGTCATCGTGGCGCTGGGAGGCAACGACGCCGGCTTCGCCATCCTGGGAGAAGCGTGCATCGCGCCCGGCGACTGCGAGGACCAGGAGTCGGCGTTCACAGGCAACCTGCCGAAGGTACGGGGAGCCCTCGCCGCGACGTTCCGCTCGCTCAGGAAGGCCCTGCCAGCCGACGTGCCCATCGTGGCGGTGCCCTACCCGCAGCCGCTCGCCACAACCGGCAGATGCACCGGAGTGGCCCTGACGAAGACCGAACGGGGCTTCATCCACCGGTTCGTGGACCAGGTCGACAAGACGATGTCCGACGCCGCGACCGAGGCCAAGGCGGGCATCGAGTACCTGGCCGAGATGAAGGACAGCCTCAAGGACCACCAGCTCCAGCTGTGCCAGGGGAGGAAAAGCAAGGCCGGTATCAACTTCGTGGACATCGCATCGGTCAACGGCCTCACCTCACAGCGGTTCAGCCCGGCCAAGTGGATCCACAACAGCCTCCACCCGAACGAGCGCGGCCACGAAGCCATGCGCGACACCTTCACCACCTGGCTGAACAACCACCCCGGACTGCTGGAGCATCGCGCGCCCACGGCGCAGGGGCAGACCACGAACCAGGCCCTGCCGGCACCCGAGCCCGAATGCAGCATGACCCGCAACGCCGGGAACCCGCACTGTCAGAACCGGATCCGCGCCTGGGAGCTGGAGCAAACCCGCGGGCGCTGGCCGTGGCTGGTGCCCGTGCTGCTCGCACTGGCCGTTCTGTGGGTCGCGAGCATCGCCGTCTTCAGCCTGCTCCCCGGAAGGAAACCACCCCACAGGGATCCCGCCTCCTCAGCGCAGGCGAGGTAG
- a CDS encoding helix-turn-helix domain-containing protein has product MPITVDIDVMLAKRKMSVGELADRIGITPANLAVLKNGRAKAVRFATLAALCEVLKCQPGDLLRWEAEDAAGQ; this is encoded by the coding sequence ATGCCGATCACCGTCGACATCGACGTGATGCTGGCCAAACGCAAGATGTCCGTCGGCGAGCTCGCGGACCGCATAGGGATCACTCCCGCCAACCTGGCGGTACTCAAGAACGGCCGCGCCAAGGCGGTGCGCTTCGCGACACTCGCCGCGCTCTGCGAGGTACTCAAGTGCCAGCCGGGCGACCTGCTGCGCTGGGAGGCAGAGGACGCCGCAGGCCAGTGA
- a CDS encoding RICIN domain-containing protein yields the protein MRKNNRTRRLLTASTALVAGGIMLWPDAAVAHPASPDTPAGITGDFQLVNAGTGKCATVAGGVSTENNLELVQFNCDTHPSRRWSITNNNGNGRQFVNGKTRKCATVAGGVSTDNNVELVQFNCDTHPSRRWFVTNWNGSSYQLVNAQTRKCMTVAGGVSTDNNVPLVQFTCDTDPSRRWILRRVGVPID from the coding sequence ATGCGCAAAAACAATCGGACTCGCCGTCTTTTGACGGCCTCGACAGCTCTTGTAGCCGGGGGCATCATGCTCTGGCCCGATGCCGCGGTTGCGCATCCGGCCTCTCCCGACACCCCGGCAGGGATAACGGGAGACTTCCAGCTCGTCAACGCGGGGACCGGCAAGTGCGCGACGGTTGCGGGCGGTGTCTCGACCGAAAACAACCTCGAACTCGTCCAATTCAACTGCGACACACATCCCTCACGCCGCTGGTCCATCACCAACAACAACGGCAACGGCAGGCAGTTCGTCAATGGAAAGACCCGAAAGTGCGCGACAGTTGCGGGCGGCGTCTCCACCGACAACAACGTCGAACTCGTCCAATTCAACTGCGACACGCACCCCTCTCGCCGCTGGTTCGTCACCAATTGGAACGGCAGCTCATACCAGCTCGTGAACGCGCAGACCCGCAAGTGCATGACGGTCGCCGGAGGTGTCTCCACCGACAACAATGTCCCGCTCGTGCAATTCACCTGCGACACAGACCCCTCGCGCCGTTGGATCCTACGGCGCGTAGGCGTGCCCATCGACTGA
- a CDS encoding amidase has product MAIAALLAAVPGPATAAPQQGVGYFGSSIAAARNADGRLELFGVSSDGDVWHRSQTSPGGGYANWEKLGGPFVAVAAEANADGRVELFGVNNARGVWHRWQTSPGGSWSGWEQFDGELTSVAAARNQDGRLELFGTDRTHGVWHRWQRSPGGGWSGWEKFDGGLSQVAAETNADGRVELFGVDHTEGVWHRWQTSPGGSWSGWEKFDGGLTSVAAARNQDGRLELLGTDHTEGVWHRSQTSPGGGYANWEKLDGGLTQVAAETNADGRVELFGVDHTGGVWHRSQWSPGGGYSNWEKLDGVLRP; this is encoded by the coding sequence ATGGCGATTGCGGCACTACTGGCCGCGGTGCCCGGCCCCGCCACGGCCGCGCCCCAGCAAGGTGTCGGCTACTTCGGCTCCTCGATTGCCGCGGCTCGCAACGCGGACGGCCGACTGGAGCTGTTCGGCGTCAGTAGCGACGGAGACGTTTGGCACCGCTCGCAGACCTCTCCCGGTGGCGGCTATGCGAACTGGGAGAAGTTGGGCGGCCCCTTCGTCGCCGTCGCCGCCGAGGCCAACGCCGATGGGCGGGTGGAACTGTTCGGCGTCAATAACGCCAGGGGTGTGTGGCACCGCTGGCAGACCTCCCCCGGTGGCAGCTGGTCCGGCTGGGAGCAATTCGACGGCGAGCTCACGTCAGTTGCCGCGGCTCGCAATCAGGACGGCCGACTGGAACTGTTCGGCACCGATCGCACCCATGGTGTGTGGCACCGCTGGCAGCGGTCCCCCGGCGGCGGCTGGTCCGGCTGGGAGAAGTTCGACGGCGGGTTGTCCCAGGTTGCCGCCGAGACCAATGCCGATGGGCGGGTGGAACTGTTCGGCGTCGATCACACCGAGGGTGTGTGGCACCGCTGGCAGACCTCCCCCGGCGGCAGCTGGTCCGGCTGGGAGAAGTTCGACGGCGGGCTCACGTCAGTTGCCGCGGCTCGCAATCAGGACGGCCGGCTTGAGCTGCTCGGCACCGATCACACTGAGGGCGTGTGGCACCGCTCGCAAACCTCCCCCGGCGGCGGCTATGCGAACTGGGAGAAGCTCGACGGAGGGTTGACCCAGGTTGCCGCCGAGACCAATGCCGATGGGCGGGTGGAACTGTTCGGCGTCGATCACACCGGGGGCGTGTGGCACCGCTCGCAATGGTCCCCCGGCGGCGGCTACTCGAACTGGGAGAAGCTCGACGGTGTGTTGAGGCCCTGA
- a CDS encoding DUF3995 domain-containing protein, whose protein sequence is MTSKHSLDNPVRPAASWALRLRLRLGRWPGFAVAAWGFLFAVPSFLWALGGTFGARSTVAPSLVKLADDRVTWFLAVLWVTGFLKLFGALVGIGLTRRRGTWTGRLLVFCGGGATLLLVWHGCLFVVHGMLVEAGARAVAPDLAGLTRWYLYLWGPWFIAGGLAFAAAATNYVRRHDDRREVRVYGCVGALGALFLSSASLVTGIG, encoded by the coding sequence GTGACGAGCAAGCATTCTTTGGACAATCCAGTGCGTCCGGCCGCGAGCTGGGCGCTCCGCCTCCGCCTCCGTCTGGGCAGGTGGCCCGGGTTCGCCGTTGCGGCATGGGGGTTTCTGTTCGCGGTCCCCAGTTTCCTCTGGGCGTTGGGTGGCACCTTCGGCGCGCGGTCGACGGTGGCTCCGTCGCTGGTGAAGCTTGCTGACGACCGGGTGACGTGGTTCCTGGCCGTCTTGTGGGTGACCGGTTTTCTGAAGCTTTTCGGGGCGTTGGTCGGTATCGGCCTGACGCGCCGTCGCGGCACGTGGACGGGTCGGCTCCTGGTGTTCTGTGGCGGTGGCGCGACGCTGCTGCTCGTCTGGCACGGATGTCTGTTCGTTGTCCACGGAATGCTGGTCGAGGCCGGGGCGCGCGCAGTCGCGCCTGATCTGGCCGGGTTGACCCGCTGGTACCTCTACCTGTGGGGGCCGTGGTTCATTGCCGGCGGCCTGGCCTTCGCCGCGGCCGCCACGAACTATGTCCGCCGCCACGATGACCGGCGTGAAGTGCGGGTTTACGGATGCGTGGGGGCCCTGGGCGCGTTGTTCCTGTCTTCGGCCTCGCTGGTCACCGGGATTGGTTGA
- a CDS encoding DUF2975 domain-containing protein — MGKLTVRALRAVLVVVLTGTAFVQAMMVWTLVSGSDPEDGSLPLTALRVITILGMVSVQVALVCIWRLVTMVRRGTVFSHAAFRYVDGVIGAIVAAALVWFAVTAVNAPGQRDDPGVTVIMGGIGVAILGVALLVLVLRMLLAQAVARDGEAAQMQAELDEVI; from the coding sequence GTGGGAAAGCTGACCGTACGTGCGCTGCGCGCCGTGCTCGTGGTGGTGCTCACCGGAACCGCGTTCGTACAGGCAATGATGGTGTGGACATTGGTCAGTGGGAGCGACCCGGAGGACGGGTCGCTCCCACTGACCGCGCTGCGCGTGATCACGATCCTGGGCATGGTGTCGGTCCAGGTCGCCCTGGTCTGCATCTGGCGACTGGTGACGATGGTGCGACGCGGAACCGTGTTCTCCCACGCCGCCTTCCGGTACGTGGACGGAGTGATCGGCGCGATCGTGGCGGCTGCCCTCGTATGGTTCGCCGTCACGGCCGTAAACGCACCGGGCCAGCGCGACGACCCGGGCGTCACCGTCATCATGGGCGGGATTGGCGTAGCCATCCTGGGGGTTGCACTCCTCGTGCTCGTACTGCGGATGCTGCTCGCCCAAGCCGTCGCGCGCGACGGCGAAGCGGCGCAGATGCAGGCCGAGCTGGACGAGGTGATCTGA
- a CDS encoding YrhB domain-containing protein — protein MIDREYAKRIAQEDLDRSYAGRLVVSGVEAHELVWIVSYQTEEYLRTRDPGQLLGGNGPYLVDRIDGGLHQIGPVSYATGEWEADYRQRIRKEPTRTAVDDLHDELRRATADQGRIIAMHLLRQRVPSLTHAEVIEYVTALQAGPAPEHLVAAATKTLVPPLDPVLSVETMHAGRDSGR, from the coding sequence ATGATCGACCGTGAGTACGCCAAGCGCATAGCCCAGGAAGACCTGGACCGCAGTTATGCGGGGCGCCTGGTGGTGTCCGGGGTGGAAGCGCACGAGCTGGTCTGGATCGTCTCCTACCAGACCGAGGAGTACCTCCGGACCCGGGACCCGGGACAGCTTCTGGGCGGAAACGGCCCTTATCTGGTCGACCGAATTGACGGTGGCCTCCACCAGATCGGCCCGGTCTCCTATGCCACCGGCGAGTGGGAGGCCGACTACCGCCAGCGCATCCGGAAGGAGCCCACGCGCACGGCCGTCGACGACCTACACGACGAACTCCGCCGAGCGACGGCTGACCAAGGCCGGATCATCGCTATGCACCTGCTACGGCAACGCGTCCCGAGCCTGACCCATGCCGAAGTCATCGAATACGTGACCGCCCTTCAGGCGGGCCCCGCACCAGAGCACCTCGTCGCTGCCGCAACCAAGACCCTTGTTCCGCCTCTTGATCCTGTCCTCTCCGTGGAGACGATGCACGCCGGGCGAGACTCCGGACGCTAA